The nucleotide window TGAAAATCCTGTGGCCAGAACGGAAAACCAAAGATGTTAAAACGTCTTTCTAGGACATTAAACATTAAGAATTGGTTACCGTTAATTTTTATAAATGGTGCAGCAAAGAGAAAAGCTAATAGAAAATAACTTACTAACTTTCTCTTTTCCCAATATGGACCTGAGGGTTTTTTAGGGAAAATCCAATTACGTTTACCTTCTTCATTGATGGTACCGATTGAATCTCTAAAAACTTCGTTCTCTGGCGTTTCCATTTAGATTTGGTTTTATGTCGCTTAATTAGAAGCTATTGTTTGGTCTTCTTCGTCAGCTTCATTGGTTTTTTCTTCTGTCTCTTCGGTAGATGATTCCTCAGAGTTGTCTTTAGATTCGTCTACCCAAATATCGCCTTCGGCTTCTTTAGGATTAGCTGGTGTAGTGCCTTGAAATTGTAATACGTAACTTGCTACTTGAGCCATTTCTAAAGGTTTTAAACTATTTTTCCAGGCAACCATGCCCTTACCGTCTCTACCGCCTTCGGAGATAGTTCTGAATACATTTTTTATACCACCACCAAGAATCCAGTGCTCATCAGTAAGGTTAGGGCCAATACCACCACCACCATCTGCCATGTGGCAGGCCACACAATTGACTTCAAAAATCTTTTTACCTGCGTTTAGGTCTGCAGCATCGGTCAGTACTACAACAGTATTAACGTCAACCAAGTTCTTTGCTGTCTTTTTATATTCTTCAATGGCTCTATTGGCTTCGGCATATTCAATCTCATATTCATCAAACTGGTCATCTGCATTAAATACATGGTATCTTGCCATATAAACCACACCAAAAATGATAGTTGCGTAAAATCCATAAAGCCACCAAGGCGGAAGGTTGTTGTCTAATTCTTTAATACCGTCGTAATTATGGTCTAGAATTATTTCACCTTCTTCCTCAATTGGTTTAGCTCCTTTGAGTTTGTCATAGGTTTTCTTAATCCATAATGCTAATTTAGATGGCGCAGCTCTTTGAGCATCATATCTGGCTTTACCTTCTTCGTCTAAACTTTGGTATAGGATGTTATCCATTGTACCAACAATACCTTCTATAGCAATTAAAAATAGAAGTACCAATAATAGGAACAAAAGGATGACAGGTTGCTCTATAAACGCTGGTTGGTCACCAGAATCTACAAAGTATTCTATGAGTCCTGCAATTGCAAAGAATACTACAGGTACTCTAATATATGATGGAATTAAATGTCTCATGATTGTGTGTCGTTTTGGTTATCTAAAGGAATATTACTGACTGTTGTTATATATTCTTTCTTAGCTGTGTATACCCAGAAAAACAGCGCTACAAAAAAGATAAAGAATATTAAAAGGGATATCAAGGGATAGATTTCTATTCCTGTGATACTTTCCATATGATTTTTTACAAATTTTAGCATGATGATTAATTTTGTGCCGTTTCATTAAGAATTTCTTTCACTTTAATATCTGTACCTAGACGTTGCAGGTACGCAATTAGAGCAACAATTTCACGATTTCGCATTTCTACGAAATTCTCACCAGCAGTGGCCTTATCTGCTTCATAAGATTTAGCAAAATCTGGATCTGTGTATAGGTTTTTCTCAATTTGAGTGCCTTGTTCTAACATAGAAATCTGGGCATTGGCAATATCTTCTTCGGTATACGGTACACCCAAACTCACCATTGTTTCCATTTTCTTTTCGGTCATAGACTTATCTAGTTTAGCACCTTCACCAACGATTAACCATTTGTAGGCAGGCATAATAGAACCTGAAGAAGTGGTTTGCGGATCGTACATGTGGTTAAAGTGCCAGTTGTCGTTGTATTTTCCACCAACACGATGTAAGTCTGGCCCTGTACGTTTACTTCCCCAAAGGAATGGGTGGTCATAAACAAACTCACCTGCTTTAGAGTATTCACCGTAGCGTTCTACTTCACTTCTAAATGGTCTTACCATTTGAGAATGACAGCCTACACAGCCTTCTCTAATATAAATATCTCTACCTTCTAGTTCTAAAGGAGTGTAAGGTTGAACACTACTAATGGTAGGAATATTAGATTTTACAACTATGGTTGGTATAATTTGCACAATACCTCCAATTAAAATTGCAATGGTAGCGTAGATCGTTAATAATACAGGCTTACGCTCTAACCAAGTATGCCACCCTTCACCAGCAACACGTCTTTTTGACACACGCTTTAATGCTGGCGCTTCAGCAAGTTCGTCTGTTACTTTGCTGTCAGATTTAGCAATGGTAACAATAACATTATACACAAGAATTAACATACCAGTAATGTAAAGGGTACCACCAATAGCACGCATCCAGTACATAGGCATAATCTCAGTTACTGTTTCAAGGAAGTTACCATAAACTATACTTCCATCTGGGTTAAATTGTTTCCACATACTCGCTTGAGTAAAACCTGCAACGTACATAGGTAATGCATAGAGTATAATACCTAGAGTTCCTACCCAGAAGTGTAGGTTGGCTAAACCGATAGAATGCAATTTAGTTTTAAATAAACGTGGTATTAACCAATAAATCATACCAAAGGCTAAGAAGCCGTTCCAAGCTAATGCACCTACGTGAACGTGAGCAATAATCCAGTCTGTAAAGTGTGCAATGGCGTTAACGTTTTTAAGTGATAGCATAGGACCTTCAAATGTTGCCATACCATAACCAGTAATCGCAACTACCATAAATTTAAGTACAGGATCTGTACGTACTTTATCCCAAGCACCACGCAAGGTTAATAAACCATTAATCATACCTCCCCAAGAAGGTGCAATTAACATAACAGAAAATGCAACACCTAAATGTTGAGCCCATTCTGGTAAAGCTGTATATAATAAGTGGTGAGGACCAGCCCAGATGTAGATAAATATTAATGACCAGAAGTGAACAATAGATAATCTATATGAGTAAACAGGTCTGTTAGCTGCTTTTGGTACAAAGTAGTACATTAAACCTAAGAAAGGAGTTGTTAAGAAAAATGCAACTGCATTATGTCCATACCACCACTGCACTAAGGCATCTTGTACACCAGCATAAACAGAATAACTTTTCCAGCCAGTTAAGCTAACAGGAAGTTCTAAACTATTAAAAATATGTAGTACTGCAACAGTAACAAATGTAGCGAGGTAAAACCAGATAGCAACATATAAGTGACGTTGACGACGTTTTAAGATTGTACCAATCATGTTGACACCAAAAACCACCCATACTAAAGCAATAGCGATATCAAAAGGCCACTCTAATTCGGCATACTCTTTAGATGTTGTAATTCCTAATGGCAACGTTATTGCCGCACCAACAATGATTAATTGCCAGCCCCAAAAGTTAATGTTGCTTAGTAAATCACTAAACATTCTGGCTTTAAGTAAACGCTGAAGCGAATAGTACACACCAGCAAAAATAGCATTACCTACAAAGGCAAAAATTACTGCGTTGGTGTGTAATGGTCTTAATCGCCCAAAGCTTAGCCACGATATACCATCGGTCATATTTGGGAATAAAAACATAAAGGCTAGGATAAGCCCAACGAGCATACCAACTACGCCAAAAACTATGGTGGCGTAGAGGAATTTTTTAACGATTTTGTTATCGTAGTAAAATTGTTGCATTTCCATATGAAATAATTTAGTCAGATTCTATATTTATTGTTTAGTCTTTTCTTTAACGAGTTCATCTTCAAACAACATGCGTACCGAAGGTGTATAGTCATCATCGTATTGACCAGACTTTACAGCCATTAAAAAAACGATAAAGAAAGCCACACCAACAATGACGCTTACTGTTAAAACTATATATATAACACTCATACCTATTTTGAAGTTATGGTTCAAATTTACAGTTGAACCTTTTTTTAAAACATGACTTTTATCATGTCGCTCTATTTATTTCTAATTATTATTTAAGCGTTCTACCAATATAATTAGTGCATACCGTTGTAAACACCACTATGCTTATAGAACTTAAAGGCATTAAAATTGCAGCAACAACAGGAGCTAACTGGCCTGTAACAGCAAAATATAATCCTATTACATTATATATAAATGAAAGCACAAAGCTCCATTTTATGGTCTTTATAGCTGATTTTGAGGCCATAATATAGCGATACAGGTGCTTAAATTTTGAAGCATCCAAGATGGCATCACAGGCAGGCGAGAATACATTAACATCTTCAGAAATTGCAATACCTACATCACTTTGTGCCAAAGCACCTGCATCGTTAAGTCCATCTCCAATCATTAAGACTTTTGCACCTTCAGACTGGTGGTATTTTATAAACTCTAACTTATCATCTGGCTTTTGGTTGAAAATGAGTTTCGTTTTTCCTGGTAGTAATTTTTTGAGATTTTCGCGCTCACCCTCATTATCTCCTGATAGAATTACCAAATCAAAATGTTTTTTAAGCTTATTAAAGAGCTTTGAAACACCTTTTCTATAACTGTTGTAAAATGTGAATTTTCCTTTGTAACTATTATTACTGCTTATATGTACTGTGGTATTGAGCGTAGAGGTTTGTTCAGCATTGCCAACAAAACTAGCGGACCCAACTTTTAGGTTAATATTATCATGCTCAGCTTTAATACCTTTACCAACGTGTTCTTCAAACCTATCTAAGGTAATGATGTCATGTTCATCTAAAATGTTGTATAGTGTTCTACTCAATGGATGGTTAGATCCTCTTAAAGAGTTTTTTAGAACCAAGCTTTCTGAACTAGATAACGATATACCCTTATACTCAGCATTGCTTTGTTTGTTAGATGTAATAGTTCCTGTTTTGTCAAAAATAACAGTATTAATATGTGCCAGTTGCTCAATGACACTGGCATTTTTTACGTAAAATTTTAGCTTGCCAAAAATGCGAAGTAGGTTTCCAAAGGTAAAAGGTGCAGACAAGGCAATAGCACAAGGACACGCAATGATTAACACTGCCGTAAATACATTCATGGCTTTACTGGGATCGGTAAACAGCCAGTAGCTTGTTGCAATTAGGGCTATTGTAAGTATGGCAATAGTAAAGTGCTTACTTATACTATTGGTAATAGTAGTAAAACCATCTTCCTTATTTTTATTAAAAACATCATTACTCCACAATTGTGTAAGGTAACTCTGCTCCACAGATTTTAAAGCTTCGATTTCTATGACACCAGATGTCTGTTTACCACCAGCAAAAAGTTTGTCACCAGATTGTTTAGTAACAGGTTGAGATTCACCTGTAACAAAACTGTAATCTATTTTTCCTCTACCATTGATAAGGATACCATCAACAGGAATTAACTCTTCATTTCTTATTAATAATCGGTCACCCTTTTCTATATCGTAAACCTGAATTGAGTTTTCGTTTCCATCTTTTTCAATTTTAGTAACTGCAATTGGGAAATAACTTTTATAATCGCGCTCAAATGATAAAAAAGCGTAAGTTTTTTGCTGAAAAAATTTACCCAATAAAAGAAAAAAAACCAACCCTGAGAGACTATCAAAAAATCCAGAACCAATGTCAAAAGCTATTTCTACTGTGCTTCTTAGAAATAATACCGAAACACCTAAGGCAATAGGAATATCAATGTTTAATAGCTTTGCTTTTAAGCCCTTGTATGCAGAAATGAAATAATCTTGGGCAGCATAAAATACTACAGGAATAGATAAGGCAAACATAAGCCAACGGAACATGTGCTTGTATTGTTCTAACCAAAATTCGTTGATCTCAAAATACTCAGGAAATGACAAGAACATTATATTTCCAAAGGCAAAACCAGCTATACCCAGTTTATAAATAAGCGTTCTATTGATTTGCTTCTTACCGGTTTTAAAATCATCTAAACTGATGTACGGTTCATAGCCAATTCTGCTTAATAAAAGCACAACAGACTTTAGGTCCGTTTTTTTGGAATTATAAGTGACTCTAACCGTTTTTTTACCAAAATTAACTTGAGAATCTGATATGCTTGGATTCAGTTTTTTTAGATTTTCTAAAATCCAAATACAAGAACTACAATGAATATGTGGAATATAAAGTGTTGCCACCTCAATCTCATCGCTTCTAAATTCCGTGAGTTTTTCGACAATATTTCCCTGAGATAGAAAATCATATTTCCCTTCAATTTCTTTTGGAATTGCACCTGGCGAACTTTGTAAATCGTAGTAACAGGTTAAATCATTTTCGTTAAAAATTTCGAAAATAGTTTTGCAACCATTACAACAAAACGATTTATCCTGAAACGTGATAGGGTGGCTGCCACAGTCGTCACCACAATGAAAACAAGAGTTGTTTTCCATAGTTTAATTTGCTCATTTATACCTGTAACAAAGGTGACACATTGTGCAGTTTTAAAATATGATATTTGTCATGTAATTAGTATATTTGAATTAAGTCACTAAATCAATTGGTATGAGTAAATGTGAGTCTTGTATTATTAAGGAGTTTAATTCCTTAAAGTCTCTGACGCGCGATGAATTAATGCGGGTTTCTGCATGTAAAACAGGTAAGTTTTATAAAAAAGGTCAAATCATTTTTGAAGAAGGCGAAACACTAAATGGTGTTTATTGTGTAAGGGATGGGGTCTGTAAATTAACAAAGTTGAGCGAAAACGGAAAAGACCAAGTCGTAAAGCTTGTGGTTAAAGGAGATCTATTGGGTAAGCGCTCTTTAGTATCTGATCAAAAAACAAATTTGAGCGCTGTTGCCCTAAACGATATGGAAATGTGTTTTATTCCTAAAAGTGAAATAATTGACGATTTATCAAAAAATCCAAAGTTTACCATGGATGTCTTAAGAGAGATGGCTAATGACTTAAAAGAGTCTGACGTATCTCTAGTAAATATGGCTCAGAAGTCCGTAAAACGCAGAATGGCTGAAACATTATTGTACGTTCATGATAATTTTGGTACGGATAATGAAGGCTACCTAAGTATAGTACTATCTCGTGAGGACTATGCTAGTATCGTGGGTACAGCAACCGAGTCTGCCATTCGCATTTTATCGCAGTTTAAAAAAGAAGGGCTTATATCGACTACGGGCAAGCGAATAAAGGTTGAAGATTACAATGGCCTTA belongs to Winogradskyella sp. J14-2 and includes:
- a CDS encoding cbb3-type cytochrome c oxidase N-terminal domain-containing protein — translated: MRHLIPSYIRVPVVFFAIAGLIEYFVDSGDQPAFIEQPVILLFLLLVLLFLIAIEGIVGTMDNILYQSLDEEGKARYDAQRAAPSKLALWIKKTYDKLKGAKPIEEEGEIILDHNYDGIKELDNNLPPWWLYGFYATIIFGVVYMARYHVFNADDQFDEYEIEYAEANRAIEEYKKTAKNLVDVNTVVVLTDAADLNAGKKIFEVNCVACHMADGGGGIGPNLTDEHWILGGGIKNVFRTISEGGRDGKGMVAWKNSLKPLEMAQVASYVLQFQGTTPANPKEAEGDIWVDESKDNSEESSTEETEEKTNEADEEDQTIASN
- a CDS encoding cytochrome C oxidase subunit IV, yielding MLKFVKNHMESITGIEIYPLISLLIFFIFFVALFFWVYTAKKEYITTVSNIPLDNQNDTQS
- the ccoN gene encoding cytochrome-c oxidase, cbb3-type subunit I, whose translation is MEMQQFYYDNKIVKKFLYATIVFGVVGMLVGLILAFMFLFPNMTDGISWLSFGRLRPLHTNAVIFAFVGNAIFAGVYYSLQRLLKARMFSDLLSNINFWGWQLIIVGAAITLPLGITTSKEYAELEWPFDIAIALVWVVFGVNMIGTILKRRQRHLYVAIWFYLATFVTVAVLHIFNSLELPVSLTGWKSYSVYAGVQDALVQWWYGHNAVAFFLTTPFLGLMYYFVPKAANRPVYSYRLSIVHFWSLIFIYIWAGPHHLLYTALPEWAQHLGVAFSVMLIAPSWGGMINGLLTLRGAWDKVRTDPVLKFMVVAITGYGMATFEGPMLSLKNVNAIAHFTDWIIAHVHVGALAWNGFLAFGMIYWLIPRLFKTKLHSIGLANLHFWVGTLGIILYALPMYVAGFTQASMWKQFNPDGSIVYGNFLETVTEIMPMYWMRAIGGTLYITGMLILVYNVIVTIAKSDSKVTDELAEAPALKRVSKRRVAGEGWHTWLERKPVLLTIYATIAILIGGIVQIIPTIVVKSNIPTISSVQPYTPLELEGRDIYIREGCVGCHSQMVRPFRSEVERYGEYSKAGEFVYDHPFLWGSKRTGPDLHRVGGKYNDNWHFNHMYDPQTTSSGSIMPAYKWLIVGEGAKLDKSMTEKKMETMVSLGVPYTEEDIANAQISMLEQGTQIEKNLYTDPDFAKSYEADKATAGENFVEMRNREIVALIAYLQRLGTDIKVKEILNETAQN
- the ccoS gene encoding cbb3-type cytochrome oxidase assembly protein CcoS translates to MSVIYIVLTVSVIVGVAFFIVFLMAVKSGQYDDDYTPSVRMLFEDELVKEKTKQ
- a CDS encoding heavy metal translocating P-type ATPase, whose translation is MENNSCFHCGDDCGSHPITFQDKSFCCNGCKTIFEIFNENDLTCYYDLQSSPGAIPKEIEGKYDFLSQGNIVEKLTEFRSDEIEVATLYIPHIHCSSCIWILENLKKLNPSISDSQVNFGKKTVRVTYNSKKTDLKSVVLLLSRIGYEPYISLDDFKTGKKQINRTLIYKLGIAGFAFGNIMFLSFPEYFEINEFWLEQYKHMFRWLMFALSIPVVFYAAQDYFISAYKGLKAKLLNIDIPIALGVSVLFLRSTVEIAFDIGSGFFDSLSGLVFFLLLGKFFQQKTYAFLSFERDYKSYFPIAVTKIEKDGNENSIQVYDIEKGDRLLIRNEELIPVDGILINGRGKIDYSFVTGESQPVTKQSGDKLFAGGKQTSGVIEIEALKSVEQSYLTQLWSNDVFNKNKEDGFTTITNSISKHFTIAILTIALIATSYWLFTDPSKAMNVFTAVLIIACPCAIALSAPFTFGNLLRIFGKLKFYVKNASVIEQLAHINTVIFDKTGTITSNKQSNAEYKGISLSSSESLVLKNSLRGSNHPLSRTLYNILDEHDIITLDRFEEHVGKGIKAEHDNINLKVGSASFVGNAEQTSTLNTTVHISSNNSYKGKFTFYNSYRKGVSKLFNKLKKHFDLVILSGDNEGERENLKKLLPGKTKLIFNQKPDDKLEFIKYHQSEGAKVLMIGDGLNDAGALAQSDVGIAISEDVNVFSPACDAILDASKFKHLYRYIMASKSAIKTIKWSFVLSFIYNVIGLYFAVTGQLAPVVAAILMPLSSISIVVFTTVCTNYIGRTLK
- a CDS encoding Crp/Fnr family transcriptional regulator — translated: MSKCESCIIKEFNSLKSLTRDELMRVSACKTGKFYKKGQIIFEEGETLNGVYCVRDGVCKLTKLSENGKDQVVKLVVKGDLLGKRSLVSDQKTNLSAVALNDMEMCFIPKSEIIDDLSKNPKFTMDVLREMANDLKESDVSLVNMAQKSVKRRMAETLLYVHDNFGTDNEGYLSIVLSREDYASIVGTATESAIRILSQFKKEGLISTTGKRIKVEDYNGLKWME